GCCTTTGTATTCGTCCACATTCTGATGGCCAGGCCGGCGGTGAAGGTGCGCTGTGTCGAGGTTGTCGGTCGGCCCGCCTATCTGGTGATCTACAGCGCCGTTTCCGTGGCGTTGCTCAGCTGGGTAGTGGTGGCACTCTCGCAAGCTCCCCGGACGACCCTATGGGTGACGCCAGCGTGGGCTTACCCGTTCGCGATCGTAACCAGCTTTGGCGCGTTTTGCTCGATCGGGGTCGGGGCGACCACGCCAGCCCCGTGTTCCGTCAATCTGCGGCCGCAGGAGGGCTACGATCCGGACCGCCCGGGCGTGGTTGGGTGGTTACGCCATCCGTTGCTTTGGGGCCTCAGTGCATGGGGCTTCGCCCACGTACCGGCCAACGGGGACTGGCCGAGTCTGGTCCTGTTCCTAGGTGCTGGTGTGTTCGGCATCTTGGGAGCGGGTGCCGTGGAACGCCGCCGCCGCCGACAGCTGGGGCGCGCAGCGTGGGCACGCTTGAGTCCTGGGCGTGGTCACTTGGATGGCCGCGCGGTCGCCGGGATTTTGCTCGGGAGCGTGCTGTGGCTCGCGA
Above is a window of Pseudomonadota bacterium DNA encoding:
- a CDS encoding NnrU family protein, giving the protein MSVLLAMAAFVFVHILMARPAVKVRCVEVVGRPAYLVIYSAVSVALLSWVVVALSQAPRTTLWVTPAWAYPFAIVTSFGAFCSIGVGATTPAPCSVNLRPQEGYDPDRPGVVGWLRHPLLWGLSAWGFAHVPANGDWPSLVLFLGAGVFGILGAGAVERRRRRQLGRAAWARLSPGRGHLDGRAVAGILLGSVLWLAMLLWGHQAAFAVDPLITLRGALRAGLVQMSGELAEAQACGEGAVPVAEGVHYLAPHQQRSLAVDGIVIYVQR